From a region of the Polyangium spumosum genome:
- a CDS encoding YhaN family protein, translating into MKILSLELLRWGPFSDLALDFSSPARAFHLVVGSNEAGKSTTLRAVGGLLFGIPERTNDDHRHKMSDLRISGRIGAEDGSELAIVRRKGRKETLLDPAGQPLDEAILRKLLGNIERAQFETMFGLSHDGLVKGGRELAEGQGDLGESLFGAGLGQTVASLLRKLEGRAAEIYLPRGKKKKINEAIDRFKEAKRRAQELSQSARDFEDINKQLADRRAETARIAAELVDLGRRMRRLQRVKQALRPIAERAEILAALDARRDVVVLPETAAEDRRRAQAVIHEAGPREEKLREDVSEIEGKLAVLVVPTALLQKGALVRQVQGELGSHKKASLDANRLRGELRQVEDEARALCARLGRAISVEEAEAWRLSSVVSTRVRSLVKQKVELDAAAKSAESALAAAEERLDDEKRRGAALPPPADVEALAHALEVARREGDLDKRIQERARAAESLGQRVQAGRAALSLFDVPFDRIGNLPMPTRETIERFERALGAKDEELRSLGQTLADRKRKLSALERELEQIRRGGAVPTEADVAAARGGRDAAWFELRRVLLPEHARASDDVAAFRSGPSRPGIDAVLDYEASVRRADDLADRLFREADRVAKVSQKSLEQQGISRELAELDAERVTLEAARDELLRQWQELWKASSVAPLSPAEMKGFLGQYERLVEDKRRWAEAESLLAQDRSLAADHEEALGALLRPLGLAAKGLPALMERARAVCEREAKAQKDHEAHERDLARAKDQVAQCKALLERRRAELGAWSAQWAEAMAGMDLPPATGTVEAEEVLTLRSELEKRCADARDRRRRIEGIERDARLFAERVSEITRAAAPDLEGAPIEHAAGLVVERFLAAEKDEIARQKDAQKLEEKRRELEEVILRRKAAENELGALQAAARAESLAELVDAEDRSKEVRARKARLAPIEDQLLHLGEGLGIEALVAECHGLSGDDVAAELSSLEEQIQAKNDAKARVEQEIGKLEERRGRVDGGDGAAQAAAEAEGHLAAMGVLVEEYARARLAFRLLEDEIKHYRERHQGPIVRRASELFQRLTLGSFLEIRGDDEGDESRPVLKCVRASGERVGVEGLSDGTRDQLFFALRMASLERHFEHNEPIPFILDDILVNFDDARSRAALSILGDLSLKTQVLFFTHHARVADLAREAVPSSRLCLHDLDTLGGRARLRPAS; encoded by the coding sequence TTGAAGATCCTCTCGCTCGAGCTCTTGCGCTGGGGACCCTTCTCGGATCTCGCGCTCGATTTCTCGTCGCCGGCCCGCGCCTTCCACCTCGTCGTCGGTTCGAACGAGGCCGGCAAGAGCACCACGCTGCGCGCCGTGGGTGGCCTGCTCTTCGGCATCCCCGAGCGCACGAACGACGACCACCGGCACAAGATGTCGGACCTCCGCATCAGCGGCCGCATCGGCGCCGAGGACGGCTCCGAGCTCGCGATCGTCCGGCGCAAGGGCCGCAAGGAGACGCTGCTCGATCCCGCGGGGCAGCCGCTCGACGAGGCGATCTTGCGCAAGCTGCTCGGCAACATCGAGCGCGCGCAGTTCGAGACCATGTTCGGCCTCTCGCACGACGGCCTCGTGAAGGGCGGGCGCGAGCTCGCCGAAGGGCAGGGCGATCTCGGCGAGAGCCTCTTCGGCGCGGGCCTCGGCCAGACCGTGGCCTCGCTCCTGCGCAAGCTCGAGGGCCGCGCGGCGGAGATCTACCTGCCGCGCGGCAAGAAGAAGAAAATCAACGAGGCGATCGACAGGTTCAAGGAGGCCAAGAGGCGCGCGCAGGAGCTCTCGCAGTCGGCGCGCGACTTCGAGGACATCAACAAACAGCTCGCCGACCGTCGCGCCGAGACGGCCCGCATCGCCGCCGAGCTCGTCGACCTCGGCCGCCGCATGCGACGCCTCCAGCGCGTGAAGCAGGCGCTCCGCCCCATCGCCGAGCGAGCCGAGATCCTCGCGGCGCTCGACGCGCGGCGCGACGTCGTGGTCCTGCCCGAGACCGCGGCCGAAGATCGCCGCCGCGCGCAGGCCGTCATCCACGAGGCCGGCCCCCGCGAGGAAAAACTGCGCGAGGACGTGAGCGAGATCGAAGGCAAGCTCGCCGTGCTCGTGGTCCCCACGGCCCTCCTGCAGAAGGGCGCGCTCGTGCGGCAGGTGCAGGGGGAGCTCGGCAGCCACAAGAAGGCGAGCCTCGACGCGAACCGGCTGCGCGGGGAGCTCCGGCAGGTCGAGGACGAAGCGCGGGCGCTCTGCGCGCGCCTCGGTCGGGCCATCTCCGTCGAGGAGGCCGAGGCGTGGCGGCTCTCGTCGGTCGTGAGCACGCGCGTGCGCTCGCTCGTCAAGCAGAAGGTCGAGCTCGACGCCGCCGCGAAGAGCGCGGAGAGCGCGCTCGCCGCGGCCGAGGAGCGCCTCGACGACGAGAAGCGGCGCGGCGCGGCCTTGCCTCCGCCCGCGGACGTGGAGGCGCTCGCGCACGCGCTCGAGGTCGCCCGGCGCGAGGGCGACCTCGACAAACGCATTCAGGAGCGCGCGCGCGCCGCCGAGAGCCTCGGGCAACGCGTGCAAGCCGGCCGCGCCGCGCTCTCGCTCTTCGACGTCCCGTTCGACAGGATCGGCAACCTGCCCATGCCGACGCGCGAGACGATCGAGCGCTTCGAGCGGGCCCTCGGGGCGAAGGACGAGGAGCTCCGCTCCCTCGGACAAACCCTCGCCGATCGGAAGCGCAAGCTCTCGGCGCTCGAGCGTGAGCTCGAGCAGATCCGGCGCGGCGGCGCCGTGCCCACGGAGGCGGACGTCGCCGCGGCGCGGGGCGGGCGGGACGCGGCCTGGTTCGAGCTCCGGCGCGTGTTGCTCCCGGAGCACGCGCGCGCCTCGGACGACGTCGCGGCCTTCCGCAGCGGGCCCTCGCGCCCCGGCATCGACGCGGTGCTCGACTACGAGGCCAGCGTGCGGCGCGCGGACGATCTCGCCGATCGCCTCTTCCGCGAGGCGGACCGCGTGGCGAAGGTCTCGCAAAAATCATTGGAGCAACAAGGGATCTCGCGCGAGCTCGCCGAGCTCGACGCCGAGCGCGTCACGCTCGAAGCGGCGCGCGACGAGCTCCTCCGGCAGTGGCAGGAGCTCTGGAAGGCGAGCTCCGTCGCGCCCCTCTCGCCCGCGGAGATGAAGGGCTTCCTCGGGCAGTACGAGCGGCTCGTCGAGGACAAGCGCCGGTGGGCCGAGGCCGAGTCGCTGCTCGCCCAGGATCGCTCGCTCGCGGCCGATCACGAGGAGGCGCTCGGCGCGCTCCTCCGCCCGCTCGGGCTCGCCGCGAAGGGCTTGCCCGCGCTCATGGAGCGGGCGCGCGCCGTCTGCGAGCGGGAGGCGAAGGCGCAGAAGGATCACGAGGCGCACGAGCGTGACCTCGCGCGCGCGAAGGACCAGGTCGCGCAGTGCAAGGCCCTGCTCGAGCGGCGCCGCGCCGAGCTCGGCGCGTGGTCCGCGCAGTGGGCCGAGGCGATGGCGGGCATGGATCTGCCGCCCGCGACGGGCACGGTCGAGGCGGAGGAGGTGCTCACGCTGCGGAGCGAGCTCGAGAAGCGCTGCGCCGACGCGCGGGACCGGCGGCGTCGCATCGAGGGCATCGAGCGGGACGCGCGTCTCTTCGCGGAGCGCGTCTCCGAGATCACCCGCGCCGCGGCGCCCGACCTCGAGGGCGCGCCGATCGAGCACGCGGCGGGCCTCGTCGTCGAGCGCTTCCTCGCGGCCGAGAAGGACGAGATCGCGCGGCAGAAGGACGCGCAGAAGCTCGAGGAGAAGCGGCGCGAGCTCGAAGAGGTGATCCTGCGCCGCAAGGCCGCGGAGAACGAGCTCGGCGCGCTCCAGGCCGCCGCGCGGGCCGAGAGCCTCGCCGAGCTCGTCGACGCCGAGGATCGCTCGAAGGAGGTCCGCGCGCGCAAGGCCCGCCTCGCGCCGATCGAGGACCAGCTCCTCCACCTCGGCGAGGGGCTCGGCATCGAGGCCCTCGTCGCGGAGTGCCATGGTTTGTCCGGGGACGACGTGGCCGCGGAGCTCTCCTCGCTGGAGGAGCAGATCCAGGCGAAGAACGACGCCAAGGCCAGGGTCGAGCAGGAGATCGGCAAGCTCGAGGAGCGCCGCGGGCGCGTCGACGGCGGGGACGGGGCCGCGCAGGCCGCGGCGGAGGCGGAGGGTCACCTCGCGGCGATGGGCGTGCTCGTCGAGGAGTACGCGCGGGCGCGGCTCGCGTTCCGCCTGCTCGAAGACGAGATCAAGCATTACCGCGAGCGGCACCAGGGGCCCATCGTGCGGCGCGCCTCGGAGCTCTTCCAGCGCCTCACCCTCGGCTCTTTCCTGGAAATTCGCGGCGACGACGAGGGCGACGAGAGCCGGCCCGTCCTGAAATGCGTCCGCGCCTCGGGCGAGCGCGTCGGCGTGGAGGGGCTCAGCGACGGGACGCGTGATCAGCTCTTTTTTGCGCTCCGCATGGCGAGCCTGGAGCGCCATTTCGAGCACAACGAACCCATTCCGTTCATCCTCGACGACATCCTCGTCAATTTCGACGACGCGCGCTCCCGCGCCGCGCTCTCCATCCTCGGCGATCTCTCGCTGAAGACGCAGGTCCTCTTCTTCACGCACCACGCGCGCGTGGCCGACCTCGCGCGCGAGGCGGTGCCGTCCTCGCGGCTTTGCCTGCACGACCTCGATACCCTCGGCGGACGCGCTCGGCTCCGGCCAGCGAGCTAG
- a CDS encoding metallophosphoesterase family protein: protein MKFFHAADIHLDSPLRGLDRYEGAPADKLRGATRRALEALVESCIAESVDFLLIAGDLYDGDWTDYNTGLFFVRQMARLREAGIRVFIVRGNHDAKSKILRLPEGVRELSTSRAETVVLDDLGVAVHGRGYARAETTEDLAQTYPAPRSDCFNIGLLHTAAEGREGHAPYAPCRVESLVQKGYDYWALGHVHAREVLHERPWVVFPGNLQGRHARETGPKGASLVTVEEGRVKSVEHRVLDVARWAACQVDASPARSPDDVLELCRAALSNEVEAADGRVVCARIVLTGASRAHAALVRDVGHWRGEIRGLANDLGEAWIEKVELRTRTPADIDALAANDNPIGGLLKTLRFLRDDDEALDKLGKELSDIVGKLPQEFFQTDAAAKITDLSVLRRIVDELPDYLLPQLSGEGDDA from the coding sequence ATGAAGTTCTTCCACGCGGCGGACATCCACCTCGACAGTCCCCTGCGCGGGCTCGATCGTTACGAGGGGGCGCCCGCGGACAAACTCCGCGGCGCGACGCGCAGGGCCCTCGAGGCCCTCGTCGAGTCGTGCATCGCCGAGTCGGTCGATTTCCTCCTCATCGCCGGCGACCTCTACGACGGCGACTGGACCGACTACAACACCGGCCTCTTCTTCGTCCGGCAGATGGCGCGCCTGCGCGAGGCCGGCATCCGCGTCTTCATCGTCCGCGGCAACCACGACGCGAAGAGCAAGATCCTCCGCTTGCCCGAGGGCGTGCGTGAGCTCTCGACCTCCCGCGCCGAGACCGTCGTCCTCGACGACCTCGGCGTCGCCGTGCACGGCCGCGGCTACGCCCGCGCCGAGACGACCGAGGACCTCGCCCAGACCTACCCCGCGCCGCGCTCGGATTGCTTCAACATCGGCCTCTTGCACACGGCCGCCGAGGGGCGCGAAGGGCACGCGCCTTATGCCCCTTGCCGCGTCGAGTCCCTCGTCCAGAAGGGATACGACTACTGGGCCCTCGGCCACGTCCACGCCCGCGAGGTCCTGCACGAGAGACCGTGGGTCGTTTTCCCAGGCAATCTGCAGGGCCGCCACGCCCGCGAGACCGGGCCCAAGGGCGCGAGCCTCGTCACGGTCGAGGAGGGCCGCGTGAAATCGGTCGAGCATCGTGTCCTCGACGTCGCGCGCTGGGCCGCCTGTCAGGTCGACGCCTCGCCCGCGCGTTCGCCCGACGACGTCCTCGAGCTCTGCCGCGCCGCCCTCTCGAACGAGGTCGAGGCCGCTGACGGCCGCGTCGTCTGCGCCCGCATCGTCCTCACCGGCGCGAGCCGCGCCCACGCCGCCCTCGTGCGCGACGTCGGCCACTGGCGCGGCGAGATTCGCGGCCTCGCGAACGACCTCGGCGAGGCGTGGATCGAGAAGGTCGAGCTCCGCACCCGCACGCCGGCCGACATCGACGCGCTCGCCGCGAACGACAACCCCATCGGCGGCCTCTTGAAGACGCTGCGCTTCCTCCGCGACGACGACGAGGCGCTCGACAAGCTCGGCAAGGAGCTCTCCGACATCGTCGGCAAGCTCCCCCAGGAGTTCTTCCAGACCGACGCGGCCGCAAAGATCACCGACCTCTCGGTCCTGCGCCGCATCGTCGACGAGCTGCCGGATTACCTCCTGCCGCAGCTCTCCGGAGAGGGAGACGACGCTTGA
- the typA gene encoding translational GTPase TypA, with protein MARKDLRNIAIVAHVDHGKTTLVDHMLRQAGAFRDNEVVAERVMDSNDLERERGITILAKNTSVRWKGTKINIVDTPGHSDFGGEVERTLMMADGAILLVDAAEGPLPQTRFVLSKCLERGFPLIVVINKIDRQDARPHEVLSEVFDLFCDLGASDAQTDFPTVYAIGKLGQCKRELEHELTNLVPLFETVLSRVPAPEGDPEEPLQIIVCNTTHDDYVGRLAVGRIMRGTVKQTGEVVVLGENGKVTKGAVKALFTFEGLKRVNADVAQAGEVVAIAGLDVNIGDTIADPARPDALPRIVVEEPTIKMKIGVNTSPFAGKSKQSKFLTSRQLKDRLEREARKNLAIRVEPTDSPDTFMVLGRGELQLAILVETMRREGYEMQLSNPEVVTREIDGQVMEPVELVVIDVPETYVGIVTERLSSRRGRMVKMTNPGFGRARLEFQVPSRGLIGFRGEFLTSTRGTGLLNTMFDGWTPWGGPMMRRPTGAIVADRAGVATPYALHHLQPRGTFFIVPGVEVYEGMICGEHNRPNDTDCNVIKEKKLSNIRNHGKDENVLLASPRLLTIETAMEWIDADELVEVTPEFVRVRKKVLAVNLRDRREDAIEQAQAVE; from the coding sequence ATGGCTCGCAAGGATCTCCGTAACATCGCCATCGTGGCCCACGTCGACCACGGTAAGACCACGCTCGTCGATCACATGCTCCGCCAGGCGGGCGCTTTCCGCGACAACGAGGTGGTTGCCGAGCGCGTGATGGACTCGAACGACCTCGAGCGCGAGCGAGGAATCACCATCCTTGCGAAGAACACGAGCGTCCGCTGGAAGGGCACCAAGATCAACATCGTCGACACGCCGGGACACTCGGACTTCGGCGGCGAGGTCGAGCGCACCCTCATGATGGCCGACGGCGCCATCCTGCTCGTCGACGCGGCCGAGGGGCCGCTGCCGCAGACGCGCTTCGTGCTCTCCAAGTGCCTCGAGCGAGGCTTCCCGCTCATCGTCGTCATCAACAAGATCGACCGCCAGGACGCGCGGCCGCACGAGGTCCTCTCCGAGGTCTTCGACCTCTTCTGCGACCTCGGCGCGAGCGACGCGCAGACCGATTTCCCCACGGTCTACGCGATCGGCAAGCTCGGCCAGTGCAAGCGCGAGCTCGAGCACGAGCTCACGAACCTCGTGCCGCTCTTCGAGACGGTCCTCTCGCGTGTCCCCGCGCCCGAGGGCGACCCCGAGGAGCCGCTCCAGATCATCGTCTGCAACACGACGCACGACGACTACGTCGGCCGGCTCGCGGTCGGGCGCATCATGCGCGGCACCGTCAAGCAGACGGGTGAGGTCGTGGTCCTCGGCGAGAACGGCAAGGTCACGAAGGGCGCGGTGAAGGCGCTCTTCACCTTCGAGGGCCTCAAGCGCGTGAACGCGGACGTCGCGCAGGCGGGCGAGGTCGTGGCCATCGCGGGCCTCGACGTGAACATCGGCGACACGATCGCCGACCCGGCGCGCCCCGACGCCCTGCCGCGGATCGTCGTCGAGGAGCCGACGATCAAGATGAAGATCGGCGTCAACACCTCGCCGTTCGCGGGCAAGAGCAAGCAGTCGAAGTTCCTGACGAGCCGCCAGCTCAAGGATCGGCTGGAGCGCGAGGCCCGCAAGAACCTGGCGATCCGCGTCGAGCCCACCGACTCGCCCGACACGTTCATGGTGCTCGGCCGCGGCGAGCTGCAGCTCGCGATCCTCGTCGAGACGATGCGGCGCGAGGGCTACGAGATGCAGCTCTCGAACCCCGAGGTCGTGACGCGCGAGATCGACGGACAGGTCATGGAGCCTGTCGAGCTCGTGGTGATCGACGTCCCGGAGACGTACGTCGGCATCGTGACCGAGCGGCTCTCGTCGCGGCGCGGGCGCATGGTGAAGATGACGAACCCCGGGTTTGGCCGGGCGCGCCTCGAGTTCCAGGTCCCCTCGCGCGGGCTCATCGGCTTCCGCGGCGAGTTCCTCACCTCGACGCGCGGCACGGGCCTGCTCAACACCATGTTCGACGGCTGGACGCCGTGGGGCGGGCCCATGATGCGCAGGCCCACGGGCGCCATCGTGGCCGATCGCGCGGGGGTCGCGACGCCCTACGCGCTCCACCACCTGCAGCCGCGCGGCACGTTCTTCATCGTGCCGGGCGTCGAGGTGTACGAGGGCATGATCTGCGGCGAGCACAACCGGCCGAACGACACGGACTGCAACGTGATCAAGGAGAAGAAGCTCTCCAACATCCGCAACCACGGCAAGGACGAGAACGTCCTGCTCGCGAGCCCGAGGCTGCTCACCATCGAGACCGCGATGGAGTGGATCGACGCCGACGAACTCGTCGAGGTCACGCCGGAGTTCGTGCGGGTGCGCAAGAAGGTGCTCGCGGTGAACCTGCGCGATCGGCGCGAGGACGCGATCGAACAGGCGCAGGCGGTCGAGTAA
- a CDS encoding hotdog fold thioesterase gives MLDLDLFRKLAEELIPFNKWLGLKVEHLAKGHITLSIPWRDELIGDPIRQAIHGGVISTLADTAGGLCVWSAIENPTMGRVSTVDLRVDYLRPGRREALVGDATTVRVGAKLGWADIRLYHPSATSELVATARGVYALKHPKQPQRDA, from the coding sequence ATGTTGGATCTGGACCTCTTTCGGAAGCTCGCCGAGGAGCTCATCCCTTTCAACAAGTGGCTCGGCCTCAAGGTCGAGCACCTCGCGAAGGGCCACATCACGCTGTCGATCCCCTGGCGCGACGAGCTCATCGGTGACCCCATCCGCCAGGCGATCCACGGTGGCGTGATCAGCACGCTCGCCGACACGGCGGGCGGGCTCTGCGTGTGGAGCGCGATCGAGAACCCCACGATGGGCCGCGTCTCCACCGTGGATTTGCGCGTGGATTACCTCCGGCCCGGTCGCCGCGAGGCGCTCGTCGGCGACGCCACCACGGTGCGCGTCGGCGCCAAGCTCGGCTGGGCCGACATCCGGCTCTACCACCCGAGCGCCACCTCCGAGCTCGTCGCCACGGCCCGCGGCGTCTACGCGCTGAAGCACCCGAAGCAGCCGCAGCGCGACGCCTGA
- a CDS encoding 3D domain-containing protein translates to MRPLTLALVACLSGAACATAAGQAWVQDEGEPARSPEHRGWSDARGARAGFLTQESAPDRVASATRRHEPAAAPPKGAEEVVTITARGSGATPAAAFRNGERFRNTYYDFPKEDASGPKDATIYDASCKPITNVTQDFHDRVCVQGSGRLSTGETVSFAKRDCACAALCPRTSQKICFERLDPARFPAGRGALGKPITPLRSVAVDSSVIPLGTVLYIPEFKGVSLPEGGRHDGCFVAEDRGMKVVGRQIDVFTGDPAATIRLNALVPSNRGVRVYADDARCRSLATRAP, encoded by the coding sequence ATGCGACCTTTGACCTTGGCGCTCGTCGCCTGCCTCTCGGGCGCCGCGTGCGCGACCGCCGCGGGGCAAGCCTGGGTGCAGGACGAAGGTGAGCCCGCGCGGAGCCCGGAGCATCGCGGCTGGTCCGACGCCCGAGGCGCGCGCGCCGGGTTCCTCACCCAGGAGAGCGCGCCCGACCGAGTGGCCTCCGCGACGCGGAGACACGAGCCCGCGGCCGCCCCGCCCAAGGGCGCGGAGGAGGTCGTGACCATCACGGCGCGAGGCTCGGGCGCGACGCCCGCGGCGGCCTTCCGCAACGGCGAGCGCTTCCGCAACACCTACTACGACTTCCCGAAGGAAGACGCGTCGGGCCCGAAAGACGCGACGATCTACGACGCGAGCTGCAAGCCGATCACGAACGTCACGCAGGACTTCCACGATCGCGTCTGCGTGCAAGGCAGCGGCCGCCTCTCGACCGGCGAGACCGTGAGCTTCGCCAAGCGCGACTGCGCGTGCGCCGCGCTCTGCCCGCGCACGAGCCAGAAGATCTGCTTCGAACGGCTCGACCCCGCCCGCTTCCCCGCGGGGCGCGGCGCCCTCGGCAAGCCGATCACGCCGCTGCGCTCGGTGGCCGTGGACTCGTCGGTGATCCCGCTCGGGACCGTTCTCTATATCCCCGAGTTCAAGGGCGTCAGCCTGCCCGAGGGCGGGCGCCACGACGGCTGCTTCGTCGCCGAGGACCGCGGCATGAAGGTCGTTGGACGTCAAATCGACGTCTTCACGGGTGATCCCGCCGCGACGATCCGCCTGAACGCGCTCGTGCCCTCGAACCGCGGCGTACGTGTCTACGCCGACGACGCGCGTTGCCGCTCGCTCGCCACGCGCGCGCCCTGA
- a CDS encoding J domain-containing protein produces the protein MVSGVPGCAAARTLARFVAESPHMAAPPPAPTTGMPFVLPPGLAPTAEANLVQTPLLHLYVYLLDKGLSGTLVLTTKAGARAVVAFDEGTPSRVMDVAGTRYAERTPLEAAMIKLCALEAETRYAFYAGTDLLAERGAEVPRVEPLAVIMAGARAFVGAPQAEATLKRIEEVPMGLAPGATPERFRLTPEERALLERLRKTRTKLSDLVKSSGVPPRIVRGVVYGMTITRHVDFGGSTRPPVGLERAGARPAMGSEVHAGWMPTTGTTGLQYVDQTGMRPRDATGSPPPAVVQGAPSGNEKRRAEIEAKLASAPNEDHFQMLGVSRDATSSDVRSAYFKLALVLHPDKLPKDLHDLKPRVARLFASVNAAYEALKDDAGRAQYLASLSGSGRPVDEQAKVERVVNAALEFEKAEVFLNKKDLAAAEACVRRALGADPEQPSYTALFAWVVASRRPLPTPPEEGKTIPYYDDCITQLDGVLKAEPDYEKALVYRARLLKLAGRLQASYRDYKRSAQINPKNIEAAREVRLYEMRHPPEDDGPGGGAGGGRGLFGNLFNKKR, from the coding sequence ATGGTCAGCGGAGTGCCCGGTTGCGCCGCCGCGCGCACGCTGGCACGCTTCGTGGCCGAGTCGCCGCACATGGCCGCGCCGCCTCCTGCCCCCACGACCGGAATGCCCTTCGTCCTCCCTCCGGGGCTCGCACCGACGGCAGAAGCCAACCTGGTGCAGACGCCGCTGCTGCACCTCTACGTGTACCTGCTCGACAAGGGCCTCTCGGGCACGCTCGTGCTCACCACGAAGGCGGGCGCGCGCGCGGTGGTGGCGTTCGACGAGGGGACGCCGAGCCGCGTGATGGACGTCGCGGGCACCCGGTACGCCGAACGGACGCCGCTCGAAGCGGCCATGATCAAGCTCTGCGCGCTCGAGGCCGAGACACGGTACGCGTTTTATGCAGGGACCGATCTGCTCGCCGAGCGCGGCGCCGAGGTGCCACGCGTCGAGCCACTCGCGGTGATCATGGCCGGCGCGCGCGCGTTCGTCGGGGCGCCGCAGGCCGAGGCGACGCTGAAGCGGATCGAGGAGGTACCGATGGGGCTCGCGCCCGGCGCGACGCCGGAGCGGTTCCGGCTCACGCCCGAGGAGCGCGCGCTCCTCGAGAGGCTCCGCAAGACGCGGACGAAGCTCTCCGACCTCGTGAAATCGAGCGGCGTGCCCCCGCGTATCGTGCGCGGCGTGGTCTACGGGATGACGATCACGCGGCACGTCGATTTCGGCGGCTCCACGCGCCCGCCCGTGGGGCTCGAGCGCGCCGGCGCGCGCCCTGCGATGGGCTCCGAGGTGCACGCCGGGTGGATGCCCACGACGGGGACGACGGGGCTGCAGTACGTGGACCAGACCGGGATGCGCCCGCGCGACGCGACCGGCTCGCCCCCGCCGGCCGTGGTGCAAGGAGCGCCGTCGGGGAACGAGAAGCGCCGCGCCGAGATCGAGGCCAAGCTCGCGTCCGCGCCGAACGAGGACCATTTCCAGATGCTCGGCGTCTCGCGCGACGCGACGTCGAGCGACGTCCGGAGCGCCTATTTCAAGCTGGCGCTGGTGCTCCACCCGGACAAACTCCCGAAGGACCTGCACGATCTCAAGCCGCGGGTGGCGCGGCTCTTCGCCTCGGTCAACGCGGCCTACGAGGCGCTGAAGGACGACGCCGGGCGCGCCCAGTACCTCGCGTCGCTCAGCGGGAGCGGCCGGCCGGTCGACGAGCAGGCGAAGGTCGAGCGCGTGGTGAACGCGGCGCTCGAGTTCGAGAAGGCCGAGGTCTTCCTGAACAAGAAGGACCTCGCCGCGGCCGAGGCGTGCGTGCGGCGCGCCCTCGGCGCCGATCCCGAGCAGCCCTCGTACACGGCGCTCTTCGCCTGGGTCGTGGCGAGCCGGCGGCCGCTGCCGACGCCGCCCGAGGAGGGCAAGACCATCCCGTATTACGACGACTGCATCACGCAGCTCGACGGCGTGCTCAAGGCGGAGCCCGATTACGAGAAGGCGCTCGTCTACCGCGCCAGGCTGCTCAAGCTCGCCGGGCGCCTCCAGGCGTCCTACCGGGACTACAAGCGAAGCGCCCAGATCAACCCGAAGAACATCGAGGCGGCGCGCGAGGTTCGTCTTTATGAAATGAGACACCCGCCCGAGGACGACGGGCCGGGCGGCGGAGCCGGGGGAGGCCGCGGCCTCTTCGGCAATCTCTTCAACAAGAAGCGCTGA